In Triticum urartu cultivar G1812 chromosome 6, Tu2.1, whole genome shotgun sequence, the following proteins share a genomic window:
- the LOC125515446 gene encoding uncharacterized protein LOC125515446 — MAPQQESNKDDGAAITPTMEEEEELHRHGERPLLSACEQEDGSKPLPLPVKRRRRSSSLSRSSRSGEQGREEEAARSLSFSRLFSSFRMITASSTTMDIDELAAAEDGCAALNPQQQWKKPVCRTQSLPMTSISRRLPSRKRVADSSSLRRFRVSSLSSAAPAPLPESASPPSSPSPSEEGGDGEEVGEEEAVCRICMVALLEEEEEEGGAGDGVLKLECRCKGELALAHRRCALKWFGIKGNPNCDVCGHDVLNLPVTLRRVAAPPPPPPPVAAGDNGTNGEQEERERRGFRGVWRHGTVILVTVSMLAYFCFLEQLLVGDHGNAAAALAVSVPFAVVLGTSSALTTAGMASSRRYVWAYSALQFLLVVLFTHLFYRYVNLQAVIAIILSAFAGFGVAICANAMLLQAARWRAAVAARRPRPPSSDLGIPQP, encoded by the exons ATGGCTCCTCAGCAG GAGAGCAACAAGGACGACGGTGCCGCGATCACGCCGACgatggaggaggaagaggagcttcATCGCCATGGCGAGCGGCCGCTGCTGTCGGCGTGTGAGCAGGAGGATGGCAGCAAGCCATTGCCATTGCcggtgaagaggaggaggaggagcagcagccTGAGCAGATCGTCAAGGTCAGGCGAGCAGGGGCGGGAAGAGGAGGCCGCCCGGTCGCTGTCCTTCTCCAGGCTCTTCAGCAGCTTCAGGATGATAACCGCCTCCTCCACCACCATGGACATTGACGAGCTAGCAGCCGCCGAAGACGGATGTGCAGCTCTCAACCCTCAGCAGCAGTGGAAGAAGCCGGTGTGCCGGACGCAGTCGCTGCCGATGACGAGCATCTCCAGGAGGCTCCCCAGCAGGAAGCGGGTGGCGGACTCGAGCTCCCTGCGCCGGTTCCGGGTGTCGTCGCTGTCGTCGGCGGCGCCCGCGCCATTGCCGGAATCAGCGTCGCCGCCCTCTTCGCCGTCACCGTCGGAAGAAGGAGGAGATGGAGAGGAggtgggggaggaggaggcggtgtgCCGGATCTGCATGGtggcgctgctggaggaggaggaggaggaaggaggggccGGCGACGGCGTGCTGAAGCTGGAGTGCCGGTGCAAGGGCGAGCTGGCGCTGGCGCACCGCCGCTGCGCGCTCAAGTGGTTCGGCATCAAGGGCAACCCCAACTGCGACGTCTGCGGCCACGACGTCCTCAACCTCCCCGTCACCCTCCGCCGCGTCGCTGCCCCtcccccacctcctcctcccgTCGCCGCCGGCGACAATGGCACCAACGGCGAgcaagaagaaagagaaaggaggGGGTTCAGGGGGGTGTGGCGGCACGGGACGGTGATCCTGGTGACGGTGAGCATGCTGGCCTACTTCTGCTTCCTGGAGCAGCTGCTGGTGGGCGACCACGgcaacgccgccgccgccctcgccgtcTCCGTGCCCTTCGCCGTCGTGCTCGGCACCTCCTCCGCGCTCACCACCGCCGGGATGGCCTCCTCCCGCCGCTACGTGTGGGCATACTCGGCGCTGCAGTTCCTGCTCGTCGTCCTCTTCACCCACCTCTTCTACCGCTACGTCAACCTCCAGGCCGTCATCGCCATCATCCTCTCCGCCTTCGCCGGCTTCGGCGTCGCCATCTGCGCCAACGCCATGCTGCTCCAGGCCGCCCGCTGGAGGGCCGCCGTGGCCGCCCGCCGCCCCCGGCCGCCGTCGTCAGACCTCGGCATCCCTCAGCCATAG
- the LOC125515445 gene encoding protein disulfide isomerase-like 1-4, with protein sequence MESWQVQPADPFPFPLPLPTRSPTLLAGRPAMAAMPTPRSFLLLLLLATPFLLLPLAASAAVPTSNPDIDLEYLIKNAGLDDSTPSTPTDDPEDGAPDFPGLDADYDEDEDLFGDDDGPEEDSSHPSAADEAHVLLLTAANFTAVLAARRHVMVEFYAPWCGHCRALAPHYAAAASALAEQGVDVALAKVDATEDHDLAQAHDVQGYPTLLFFIDGVPRDYSGERTKDAIVAWISKKLGPAVQNLTAVDEAEKVVTGDDVAVLAFLDHLSGAHSDELAAASRLEDTISFYQTTSPDVAKLFHIDPEAKRPSIVLLKKEEEKLTVFDGEFRASAIAEFVSANKIPLITTLTQETAPAIFDNPIKKQILLFAVAKESSKFLPIIKETAKSFKGKLLFVFVERDNEEVGEPVANYFGITGHETTVLAYTGNEDAKKFFFSGEISLDTIKEFAQDFLEDKLTPSYKSDPVPESNDEDVKVVVGKSLDQIVLDESKDVLLEVYAPWCGHCQSLEPIYNKLAKYLRGIDSLVIAKMDGTNNEHPRAKPDGFPTILFYPAGKKSFEPITFEGDRTVVEMYKFLKKHAAIPFKLKRPDSSAAQADGSSSTAEGEKSSGWKPKDEL encoded by the exons ATGGAGTCTTGGCAAGTCCAGCCGGCGGATCCATTTCCATTCCCACTCCCACTTCCCACACGCTCTCCCACGCTGCTCGCCGGCCGGCCGGCCATGGCGGCGATGCCGACGCCCCGATCTTTCCTGCTGCTGCTCCTCCTCGCCacccccttcctcctcctccccctcgccgcctccgccgcaGTCCCCACCTCCAACCCGGACATCGACCTGGAGTACCTCATCAAGAACGCCGGCCTCGACGACTCCACCCCGTCCACCCCCACCGACGACCCCGAGGACGGCGCTCCGGACTTCCCCGGCCTCGACGCCGACTACGACGAAGACGAGGACCTCTTCGGCGACGACGACGGGccggaggaggactcctcccacCCCTCGGCGGCCGACGAGGCCCACGTGCTCCTCCTCACCGCCGCCAACTTCACCGCCGTCCTCGCGGCCCGCCGCCACGTGATGGTCGAGTTCTACGCGCCCTGGTGCGGCCACTGCCGCGCGCTGGCCCCCCactacgccgccgccgcctccgccctcGCCGAGCAGGGGGTCGACGTGGCGCTGGCCAAGGTGGACGCCACCGAGGACCACGACCTGGCGCAGGCGCACGACGTGCAGGGCTACCCCACCCTCCTCTTCTTCATCGACGGCGTGCCCAGGGACTACTCCGGCGAGAGGACCAA GGACGCCATTGTCGCTTGGATCAGCAAGAAGCTGGGCCCGGCGGTGCAGAACCTCACCGCCGTCGACGAGGCCGAGAAGGTCGTCACCGGCGACGACGTGGCCGTGCTCGCATTCCTCGACCACCTCTCG GGTGCTCACAGTGATGAGCTTGCTGCTGCTTCAAGGCTGGAAGATACCATCAGCTTTTATCAGACTACCAGCCCCGATGTAGCCAAGCTTTTCCACATTGACCCGGAAGCAAAGCGTCCATCCATAGTTCTGCTGAAGAAAGAGGAGGAGAAGTTGACCGTTTTTG ATGGCGAGTTCAGAGCGTCTGCGATTGCCGAGTTTGTGTCGGCCAACAAAATCCCATTGATCACCACCCTCACACAGGAGACCGCCCCTGCGATTTTCGATAATCCAATCAAGAAgcaa ATTTTGCTTTTTGCTGTTGCGAAGGAGTCCTCAAAATTTCTGCCCATCATCAAGGAAACAGCAAAATCATTCAAGGGGAAG CTTTTATTTGTCTTTGTGGAGCGTGACAATGAGGAAGTTGGCGAACCTGTCGCCAATTACTTTGGAATCACTGGACATGAGACCACA GTTCTTGCTTACACTGGGAATGAAGATGCTAAGAAGTTCTTCTTCAGTGGTGAAATATCACTGGACACCATTAAG GAATTTGCTCAAGATTTCCTGGAGGACAAGCTCACACCATCCTACAAGTCTGACCCAGTACCTGAATCC AACGATGAGGACGTCAAAGTTGTTGTTGGCAAGAGTCTAGATCAAATAGTTCTGGATGAATCAAAAGATGTCCTTTTGGAG GTATATGCACCATGGTGTGGGCATTGTCAGTCACTGGAACCTATCTACAACAAGCTGGCCAAGTATCTCCGTGGCATCGACTCCCTTGTAATAGCCAAAATGGACGGCACTAACAATGAGCACCCTCGTGCCAAG CCCGATGGATTCCCCACGATACTCTTCTATCCAGCTGGGAAGAAAAGCTTTGAGCCT ATAACTTTCGAGGGGGACCGGACGGTGGTGGAGATGTACAAGTTCCTCAAGAAGCATGCCGCCATCCCATTCAAGCTGAAGCGCCCGGACTCGTCAGCGGCACAGGCCGATGGCTCAAGCTCGACGGCCGAGGGCGAGAAGAGCTCCGGCTGGAAGCCCAAGGACGAGTTGTAG